Proteins encoded in a region of the Isosphaeraceae bacterium EP7 genome:
- a CDS encoding TolC family protein: MRGMDPSLRGRVAVLPGLAFIALLCVLSAGCTRRGYHAMADAQVYDIEKERQFDKRWQLPARPVEADPRSRMRDVNDPDATPIPLDDKGARPYQVSGAFPFEYHGWKKRGTTQVEDLTWRDLIPREPDGSVKLSRESVMELALIHSRDYQFQFEDLYLASLALTLARFQFSVQGFSRNTLFFQHFGTNETDSNQIQPGTDTGFTKNFASGAQLLVDFANNMVFEYNGKGFNTSLSSLHVALTQPLLRNAFARIATQALSIQERGVLYTLRDFSHFRRVFYVNTVASNGYLGLLQQLQALRNQESNIQALDRNVKEARALVEAEQSSILQRDLIDQQYQQARFVLVQNEASLQTSLDAYKIQLGLPSDLPVKLDDSPLKLFELSDPKLDDLRSRSDALVLSLVQDDSPLSEPLPDIAAKLRELYVELGQILDGAITESARLVEKGQRSKTTVEVDGPEDRERLSALSENLAEELSVSKERLADNLKALDDLSSTLGVVDRKDSKKSLQRLAGDEYRARFAEVFVTQSQVRVFLIDLNPVALGLDEAIEYALGNRQDLMNALAQVTDTWRNEEFAANQLLAGLDVVYDGVLGTDPKHDGIFRFDSSNSTHRIGLRFDAPINRRAERNAYRASQITYQRARRNYMLVHDQVIFDIRLDMRNLGLAERQFEIARESLIIAARQVDEAEYNVRNPGQETQSLALNLLQSLNGLLNSRNNLIASWVSYETARMSLYRDLDVMQIDPRGVWTNEFSGTAGFPRGTRGAEGSGPAVDPVRGTYGEPEAPPSVPANPG; encoded by the coding sequence ATGCGGGGAATGGATCCGTCGTTGCGGGGCCGCGTCGCGGTCTTGCCGGGCCTGGCCTTCATCGCCCTGCTCTGCGTTCTGTCCGCCGGATGTACCAGGCGCGGGTACCACGCCATGGCCGACGCCCAGGTCTACGACATCGAGAAGGAGCGGCAGTTCGACAAGCGCTGGCAGCTGCCGGCGCGGCCGGTCGAGGCCGACCCTCGTTCCAGGATGAGGGACGTCAACGACCCCGACGCCACGCCCATCCCGCTCGACGACAAGGGGGCACGCCCCTACCAGGTGTCGGGCGCCTTCCCGTTCGAGTACCACGGCTGGAAGAAGCGCGGGACGACCCAGGTCGAAGACCTGACCTGGCGCGACCTGATCCCCCGCGAGCCCGACGGCAGCGTCAAGCTCTCGCGCGAGTCGGTGATGGAGCTGGCCCTGATCCACAGCCGCGACTACCAGTTCCAGTTCGAAGACCTGTACCTCGCCTCGCTCGCGCTGACCCTCGCCCGGTTCCAGTTCTCGGTCCAGGGTTTCAGCCGCAACACCCTGTTTTTCCAGCATTTCGGCACGAATGAGACGGACAGCAACCAGATCCAGCCGGGCACCGACACCGGCTTCACCAAGAACTTCGCCTCGGGCGCCCAGCTGCTCGTCGACTTCGCCAACAACATGGTCTTCGAGTACAACGGCAAAGGCTTCAACACCTCATTGTCCTCACTGCATGTCGCGCTGACCCAGCCCTTGTTGCGCAACGCCTTCGCCCGGATCGCCACGCAGGCGCTGTCGATCCAGGAGCGCGGAGTGCTCTACACCCTGCGGGACTTCTCCCACTTCCGCCGCGTCTTCTACGTCAACACGGTGGCCAGCAACGGCTATCTCGGCCTGCTCCAGCAGCTCCAGGCGCTGCGGAACCAGGAGAGCAACATCCAGGCCCTCGACCGGAACGTGAAGGAGGCGAGGGCCCTGGTGGAGGCCGAGCAGTCGTCGATCCTCCAGCGCGACCTGATCGACCAGCAGTATCAGCAGGCCCGATTCGTCCTGGTGCAGAACGAGGCGTCGCTTCAGACCTCGCTCGACGCCTACAAGATTCAGCTCGGCCTGCCGTCTGACCTCCCAGTGAAGCTCGACGACTCGCCCCTGAAGTTGTTCGAGCTTTCCGACCCGAAGCTCGACGACCTGAGGTCTCGCAGCGATGCCCTGGTGCTCTCGCTCGTGCAGGACGACTCGCCGCTGTCGGAGCCGCTGCCCGACATCGCCGCGAAGCTCCGGGAGCTCTATGTCGAGCTGGGCCAGATCCTGGACGGGGCCATCACGGAGTCGGCCAGGCTCGTCGAGAAGGGCCAGCGTAGTAAGACGACCGTCGAGGTCGACGGGCCCGAAGATCGCGAGCGGCTGTCGGCCCTCTCAGAGAACCTGGCCGAGGAACTGTCCGTCTCCAAGGAACGGCTCGCCGACAACCTCAAGGCGCTGGACGACCTCAGCAGCACGCTCGGCGTGGTCGATCGCAAGGACTCGAAGAAGTCCCTTCAGCGACTGGCCGGCGATGAATATCGCGCCCGATTCGCCGAGGTCTTCGTCACCCAGAGCCAGGTTCGGGTCTTCCTGATCGACCTGAACCCCGTCGCCCTCGGGCTCGACGAGGCCATCGAGTACGCACTCGGCAATCGCCAGGATTTGATGAACGCCCTGGCCCAGGTGACCGACACCTGGCGGAACGAGGAGTTCGCCGCCAACCAACTCCTGGCCGGCCTCGATGTGGTCTACGACGGCGTGCTCGGCACCGACCCCAAGCATGACGGCATCTTCCGCTTCGACTCGTCCAACAGCACCCATCGGATCGGCCTGAGGTTCGACGCACCAATCAACCGTCGTGCCGAGCGTAACGCCTATCGGGCCTCTCAGATTACCTACCAACGTGCCCGCCGTAATTACATGCTCGTGCATGATCAGGTCATCTTCGACATCAGGCTCGACATGCGTAACCTCGGCCTGGCAGAACGTCAGTTCGAGATTGCCCGCGAGAGCCTCATCATCGCCGCGAGGCAGGTTGACGAGGCCGAGTACAACGTCAGGAATCCCGGGCAAGAGACCCAGAGCCTGGCGCTTAATCTCTTACAGTCACTGAACGGCCTCCTGAATTCCCGAAACAACCTGATCGCGAGCTGGGTCAGCTATGAGACCGCCAGGATGAGCCTCTATCGCGACCTTGACGTCATGCAGATCGACCCCCGTGGAGTTTGGACCAATGAATTCAGCGGAACCGCCGGATTCCCCCGTGGCACTCGAGGAGCTGAAGGTTCTGGCCCCGCCGTCGACCCCGTCCGCGGTACCTACGGCGAGCCCGAAGCCCCGCCGTCTGTACCGGCGAATCCTGGGTAG
- a CDS encoding Gfo/Idh/MocA family oxidoreductase, with protein MGLELNRRNFLGTGTAAGLGYFFTANASSAARAARKPNETLQIAGIGVGGKGSSDIDQAGKLGEVVALCDIDDAMLDPKLKKWTSAKKFYDYRKLLDEMGKHIDAVTVSTPDHTHALAAVTAIRMGKHVYCQKPLAHTVFEARVLKEAARKHGVVTQMGNQGSASNGLRRGVELIQAGIIGQVSEVHVWTNRPIWPQAPMIIKRPDHADVWPESIHWDEFLGGAPSRPYVKGIYHPFNWRGWLDYGTGAIGDMACHTANMPFRALKLEHPTRISAESGDVNPETYPAWAKVKLEFPARGDLSAVNLHWYEGKKDGKLVLPSEELTSKFLKPDGKLPGSGCFLVGDKGILYSMDDYGEKFNVTPGDLGKDMNFTDPESIPKNGKGDQGQKNEWVEAIKAGKPELAYANFDISSLLTEAFLLGNVAIRTGKALDWDGPNLKVTNVAEANDLIKTEYRRGWEVTRA; from the coding sequence ATGGGTCTCGAACTGAACCGGCGTAACTTCCTGGGCACGGGCACGGCGGCCGGCCTCGGCTACTTCTTCACCGCCAACGCCTCGTCGGCCGCGCGGGCGGCCCGCAAGCCGAACGAGACGCTGCAAATCGCCGGCATCGGCGTAGGCGGCAAGGGGTCGAGCGACATCGACCAGGCCGGCAAGCTTGGCGAGGTCGTCGCGCTCTGCGACATCGACGACGCCATGCTCGATCCGAAGCTGAAGAAGTGGACCTCTGCCAAGAAGTTCTACGACTACCGCAAGCTGCTCGACGAGATGGGCAAGCACATCGACGCGGTGACCGTCAGCACGCCCGACCACACCCACGCCCTGGCCGCCGTCACGGCGATCCGGATGGGCAAGCACGTCTACTGCCAGAAGCCCCTGGCCCACACCGTCTTCGAGGCCCGCGTTCTGAAGGAGGCCGCCCGCAAGCACGGGGTGGTCACCCAGATGGGCAACCAGGGCTCGGCCTCCAACGGCCTGAGACGGGGCGTCGAGCTGATCCAGGCCGGCATCATCGGCCAGGTCAGCGAGGTCCACGTCTGGACCAACCGGCCCATCTGGCCGCAGGCCCCCATGATCATCAAGCGGCCCGATCACGCCGACGTCTGGCCCGAGTCGATCCACTGGGACGAGTTCCTCGGCGGGGCCCCGAGCCGTCCTTATGTCAAAGGCATCTACCATCCGTTCAACTGGCGAGGCTGGCTCGATTACGGCACCGGCGCCATCGGCGACATGGCCTGCCACACCGCCAACATGCCCTTCCGCGCCCTCAAGCTTGAGCACCCGACCCGCATCTCGGCCGAGAGCGGCGATGTCAACCCCGAGACCTACCCGGCCTGGGCCAAGGTCAAGCTCGAGTTCCCCGCCCGCGGCGACCTCTCCGCCGTCAACCTCCACTGGTACGAGGGCAAGAAGGACGGCAAGCTCGTCCTCCCCTCCGAGGAGCTGACCTCCAAGTTCCTCAAGCCCGACGGCAAGCTGCCCGGCAGCGGCTGCTTCCTGGTCGGCGACAAGGGCATCCTGTACTCGATGGACGACTACGGCGAGAAGTTCAACGTCACCCCGGGCGACCTGGGCAAGGACATGAACTTCACCGACCCCGAGTCGATCCCCAAGAACGGCAAGGGCGACCAGGGCCAGAAGAACGAGTGGGTCGAGGCCATCAAGGCCGGCAAGCCCGAGCTGGCCTACGCCAACTTCGACATTTCCAGCCTGCTGACCGAGGCCTTCCTGCTGGGCAACGTCGCCATCCGCACCGGCAAGGCGCTGGACTGGGACGGCCCCAACCTCAAGGTTACCAACGTCGCCGAGGCCAACGACCTCATCAAGACCGAGTACCGCCGAGGCTGGGAAGTCACCCGCGCCTGA